The Streptomyces sp. NBC_01197 genome window below encodes:
- a CDS encoding endonuclease domain-containing protein produces MVASKTRQCTKCLKNRAAKFFSGPRGRICSSCSKKSRSKASHANRVEETYGLLKGEYEKLIEAQGGVCAICGQSRNYRLNLDHSHKTGLLRGGCCRLCNGRLLTAARDNPAVLRAAADYLENPPAIRILGPRLHKDFREDS; encoded by the coding sequence ATGGTCGCCTCTAAAACCCGGCAGTGCACAAAGTGCCTGAAGAACAGGGCCGCTAAGTTCTTCTCTGGCCCCCGAGGGCGCATCTGTAGCTCTTGCTCCAAGAAGTCTCGCTCTAAGGCTTCTCACGCCAACAGGGTTGAAGAGACCTACGGACTGCTCAAGGGCGAGTACGAGAAGTTGATTGAGGCTCAGGGAGGCGTCTGTGCTATCTGCGGACAGTCACGGAATTACCGACTGAATCTAGACCACTCCCACAAGACGGGCCTGCTCCGTGGTGGTTGTTGCCGTCTTTGTAACGGGCGACTTCTCACGGCAGCTAGAGACAACCCCGCCGTTCTGAGAGCTGCTGCTGACTACCTGGAGAATCCTCCAGCGATACGAATTCTTGGGCCCCGGCTTCACAAAGACTTTCGAGAGGATTCCTGA